AATTTTACTGCTCAGCCCAGTCCCACAGACCTATTGACAAGCTGCAAGGCTGAAGATTTCTTACAGGTGAAATTCTATCTCTCCGTCCTTTACGGCCTAATCTTCCTGGTGTGCTTCCCAGGGAATGTGGTGGCAATTTTTGTTTACTGTGTTAAGATGAGGCCCTGGAGAAGTAGCACCATCATTATGTTAAACCTGGCTATCACTGACCTATTGTATGTAGTCACACTTCCTTTCTTTATACACTACTATGCTAATGGAAATGACTGGATTTTTGGAGACTTCATGTGCAAGTttattcagttttgtttctacTTCAACATGTACAGTGGTATTATCTTCCTTAGCTGCTTCAGCATCTTCCGCTTTTTGGTAGTTGTGCACCCAATGAAATCCCTTTTTCTTCGGAAGCGGAGATGGGCAGTGGTGACTTGCGCAGTCGTTTGGATGATTTCCCTGGTGGCCCTCAGCCCCCTGGCCGTCCTGATTGCCCCAAG
This sequence is a window from Vidua chalybeata isolate OUT-0048 chromosome 2, bVidCha1 merged haplotype, whole genome shotgun sequence. Protein-coding genes within it:
- the LOC128784420 gene encoding 2-oxoglutarate receptor 1-like: MASECTSNFTAQPSPTDLLTSCKAEDFLQVKFYLSVLYGLIFLVCFPGNVVAIFVYCVKMRPWRSSTIIMLNLAITDLLYVVTLPFFIHYYANGNDWIFGDFMCKFIQFCFYFNMYSGIIFLSCFSIFRFLVVVHPMKSLFLRKRRWAVVTCAVVWMISLVALSPLAVLIAPSHRQNKTICPDLVAAEDFVASRWYNWGLTVVAFLLPLLTVTLCYVFIICILATGLHTQASYKQKARRLTVLLLLVFYVCFLPLHVFQGIRLELQVQPVSCHLKKTILLMFILTKPLAALNTFGNLLLYVVSGDNFKQAILSLFKFCTNKSLK